The Ziziphus jujuba cultivar Dongzao chromosome 7, ASM3175591v1 genome includes a region encoding these proteins:
- the LOC125420154 gene encoding G-type lectin S-receptor-like serine/threonine-protein kinase LECRK3: protein MTSNSLVTVLLLLAMLFISEAAQQPSSPIQIKLGSKISPKSDSSSWSSPSSKFKFGFYEQGDGFAIGIWLVGRDYITVVWTANRDDSPVTSSNATLSLDENGKLLLRTNDGRKEKLIANTTSSATYASMLDSGNFVLSNHSGHVIWESFQNPTDTLLGGQVLLSEHQLFSSLSETDRSTGRFRLKMQVDGNLVLYPLNSDDIRANEYWSSATADGHFNYCLYVNTTGELSIGNGSFFRSPLYYPSSKGNQNGIIYRATIDANGIFKLYSHTPDKNGKLNEPDMMWSALKNPCEVKGFCGLNSFCTFFDDQPNCICLPGSDYVDFDKKTLGCLNNYSDGGCIGGKVNVTHYGIAKMENIMWQDIGYMEASMSVEECNNSCLIDCNCGAALFKKDDRENDVCMKQKLPLRYVRRVDYEDDPTTAFFKVDTSKTRNDSIDEHPRVDGLSKNDLMRTLVLVFGTVIFSCVSISISCLYIFKIRFLKYKRLRKIKGQFGLADEELTLRVFSYNELKKATNSFKEELGKGSFGAVYRGALNKGRKLIAVKRLEKFFEEGEREFLAEMQAISRTNHKNLVRLIGYCAEDSRRLLVYEYMSNGSLADLLFKKANPPCWEERVRIAIDVAKGIHYLHEECKKTIIHCDVKPQNILMDDFWTAKISDFGLAKLLMPDQTRTFTGIRGTRGYLAPEWQQNTPITVKADIYSYGIVLLEIICCRRNLEVHVPNAEEIVLSYWVYKCFAGRELGKLVVGEDVDRRTLEKMVKVGLWCIQDEPVLRPSMKSVVLMLEGITDISAPPCPTSSSM, encoded by the coding sequence ATGACTTCCAATTCCCTTGTCACTGTGTTGTTGCTCCTCGCTATGTTATTCATTAGTGAGGCAGCTCAACAGCCATCTTCTCCTATCCAAATTAAACTCGGCTCAAAAATTTCTCCGAAATCTGATTCCAGCTCATGGTCTTCTCCTTCTAGTAAATTTAAATTTGGCTTTTATGAACAAGGGGATGGCTTTGCCATTGGAATTTGGTTGGTGGGAAGAGATTATATTACAGTTGTGTGGACCGCTAATCGTGATGATTCCCCCGTCACCTCATCTAATGCTACACTTTCACTGGATGAAAATGGGAAGCTTCTCCTGAGAACTAATGATGGTCGGAAAGAGAAACTCATTGCAAATACAACCTCCTCTGCTACCTATGCTTCCATGCTTGACTCCGGCAATTTTGTTCTAAGTAATCATTCCGGCCATGTCATATGGGAAAGTTTCCAAAATCCTACCGACACTCTTCTTGGAGGTCAAGTTCTTCTTTCAGAGCACCAGTTGTTCTCTAGTCTATCTGAGACTGACCGTTCAACAGGACGGTTTCGTCTCAAGATGCAGGTTGATGGTAATCTAGTCCTCTACCCACTAAACAGTGATGATATACGTGCGAATGAATACTGGAGTTCAGCCACAGCCGACGGCCACTTCAACTATTGCCTGTATGTTAACACAACTGGAGAACTATCCATTGGCAACGGTTCTTTTTTTCGTTCGCCCTTGTATTATCCATCTTCAAAAGGCAACCAAAACGGTATAATATATCGTGCAACGATTGATGCTAATggtatatttaagttgtattCTCATACCCCAGATAAAAATGGAAAGCTCAACGAACCTGATATGATGTGGTCGGCCTTGAAGAATCCATGTGAAGTAAAAGGTTTTTGTGGGCTTAACAGCTTTTGCACATTTTTTGACGACCAACCCAATTGCATTTGTCTTCCTGGTTCTGATTATGTTGACTTCGACAAGAAAACTCTTGGCTGCTTGAATAACTATTCCGATGGAGGGTGTATAGGTGGGAAAGTAAACGTAACGCATTATGGTATAGCAAAAATGGAGAATATAATGTGGCAAGATATTGGTTATATGGAAGCATCCATGTCCGTGGAAGAATGCAACAATTCGTGCTTGATAGACTGCAACTGCGGGGCAGCTCTGTTCAAGAAAGATGATCGTGAAAACGATGTCTGTATGAAACAAAAGCTCCCATTGAGATATGTTAGAAGGGTTGATTACGAGGATGATCCCACAACGGCTTTCTTCAAGGTGGACACATCTAAAACCAGAAATGATTCCATTGACGAGCATCCAAGAGTCGACGGCTTAAGCAAAAATGATTTGATGAGAACtcttgttttggtttttggtaCGGTCATTTTTTCATGTGTTTCCATCTCAATTTCATGcctttacatttttaaaattcgaTTTCTGAAGTACAAAAGGCTGAGAAAGATTAAGGGACAATTTGGCTTGGCCGATGAGGAGCTTACTTTGAGGGTTTTTTCATACAATGAGCTTAAGAAAGCAACAAACAGTTTCAAAGAAGAGTTGGGAAAGGGCTCGTTTGGAGCAGTTTACAGAGGGGCTTTAAACAAAGGTAGAAAACTTATTGCCGTGAAAAGACTTGAGAAGTTTTTTGAAGAAGGCGAAAGAGAGTTTCTAGCGGAGATGCAAGCAATCAGCAGAACAAACCACAAGAACTTAGTCCGGTTGATCGGTTACTGTGCCGAGGACTCAAGAAGGCTCCTGGTTTACGAATACATGAGCAATGGTTCTCTTGCAGACCTTCTATTTAAAAAAGCAAATCCTCCATGTTGGGAAGAAAGAGTGAGAATTGCAATAGATGTTGCCAAAGGCATTCATTATCTACATGAAGAATGTAAGAAGACCATCATTCATTGCGACGTGAAACCTCAAAACATTTTGATGGATGATTTCTGGACTGCCAAAATCTCGGACTTCGGGCTAGCAAAATTGTTGATGCCCGATCAAACAAGAACTTTCACTGGGATCAGAGGGACAAGAGGATACTTAGCCCCAGAATGGCAGCAGAACACTCCAATAACTGTGAAGGCAGATATATATAGTTATGGAATAGTACTGTTGGAGATTATATGCTGCAGAAGGAACTTAGAAGTACATGTTCCAAATGCGGAAGAGATCGTTCTTTCATATTGGGTTTATAAGTGCTTTGCAGGTAGAGAGCTGGGTAAGCTTGTGGTGGGTGAAGATGTGGACAGAAGGACATTAGAGAAGATGGTAAAAGTGGGATTATGGTGTATTCAAGATGAACCAGTTCTTCGTCCTTCAATGAAGAGTGTAGTGCTTATGTTGGAAGGCATTACTGATATTTCTGCTCCTCCATGCCCTACTTCTTCGTCCATGTGA